From a region of the Megalops cyprinoides isolate fMegCyp1 chromosome 13, fMegCyp1.pri, whole genome shotgun sequence genome:
- the LOC118788187 gene encoding potassium voltage-gated channel subfamily G member 4-like, with translation MPIISNANQDFSNLSVSDDSSLDRIFTEIPETETVKGVYYQRAQLIRRPEDLLSVDHGALAIINVGGNRYTFPWSTLEQFPLTRLGRLRLCSSYEEIVQVCDDYDEAAREFFFDRSPSAFRVILNYLAAGKLRLLREMCILSLSDELAYWGVEMAYMERCCKRKMYTRTEEVAERERREEEWRQRSAQVRPPVDETGYRKLMSWLRDTVENPHSGLPGKAFACLSVLMVAVTVVSLCISTMPDLREEEDRGECSQKCYRMFIVETVCVAWFSLEFLLRFLQARSKLEFIRGPLNIIDAMAILPYYVSLLVVEEDPSLSRERPGGGKGYLDKLGLVLRILRALRILYVMRLARHSLGLQTLGLTMRRSTREFGLLLLFLCVAVTLFSPLVHLAESELTGSHDFSSIPASYWWAIISMTTVGYGDMVPRSIPGQVVALSSILSGILIMAFPATSIFHMFSRSYQELKQEHERLVKEERAAAIAAANAAADAAADANQGMTLFLPQGRLYSDTDHVLIQESLSLLESSKDNQPRLPAGAF, from the exons ATGCCCATCATCAGCAACGCCAACCAGGACTTCAGCAACCTCTCGGTCAGCGACGACAGCAGCCTGGACCGCATCTTCACCGAGATCCCCGAGACCGAGACCGTCAAAGGCGTGTACTACCAGCGTGCCCAGCTGATCCGGCGGCCCGAGGACCTGCTGAGCGTGGACCACGGGGCGCTGGCCATCATCAACGTGGGGGGGAACCGCTACACCTTCCCCTGGAGCACACTGGAGCAGTTCCCGCTGACACGGCTAGGCCGGCTGCGTCTCTGCAGCAGCTACGAGGAGATCGTGCAGGTGTGCGACGACTATGACGAGGCGGCGCGCGAGTTCTTCTTCGACCGCAGCCCCTCAGCCTTCCGTGTCATCCTCAACTACCTGGCGGCAGGTAAACTGCGGCTGCTGCGGGAGATGTGTATCCTGTCGCTCAGTGACGAGCTGGCCTACTGGGGCGTAGAGATGGCCTACATGGAGCGCTGCTGCAAGCGCAAgatgtacacacgcacagaggAAGTGGCCGAGCGAGAGCGCAGGGAGGAAGAGTGGAGGCAGAGGAGTGCACAAGTGCGCCCCCCAGTGGATGAGACCGGCTATCGCAAGCTGATGAGCTGGCTGAGGGACACAGTGGAGAACCCACACTCTGGGCTGCCAGGGAAGGCATTTGCCTGCCTGTCGGTTCTCATGGTTGCAGTGACAGTGGTCAGTCTCTGCATCAGCACTATGCCTGATCTcagggaagaggaggacagg ggaGAGTGTTCTCAGAAGTGTTACCGCATGTTCATAGTGGAGACGGTGTGTGTGGCCTGGTTCTCACTAGAGTTCCTGCTGCGCTTCCTGCAGGCGCGCAGTAAGCTGGAGTTCATCCGCGGCCCGCTCAACATCATCGACGCCATGGCCATCCTGCCGTACTACGTGTCCCTGCTGGTGGTGGAAGAGGACCCGTCACTGAGCCGCGAGCGGCCCGGGGGGGGAAAGGGCTACCTGGACAAGCTGGGGCTGGTGCTGCGGATCCTCCGGGCCCTGCGCATCCTGTACGTGATGCGTCTGGCGCGGCACTCTCTGGGGCTGCAGACGCTGGGGCTCACCATGCGTAGGAGCACGCGCGAGTtcggcctgctgctgctcttcctctgcgTGGCCGTCACCCTCTTCTCTCCGCTGGTGCACCTGGCGGAGAGCGAGCTGACCGGCAGCCATGACTTCAGCAGCATCCCCGCCTCCTATTGGTGGGCCATCATCTCCATGACGACTGTGGGCTACGGCGACATGGTGCCACGCAGCATCCCTGGCCAGGTGGTGGCGCTCAGCAGCATTCTGAGTGGAATCCTCATCATGGCGTTTCCAGCCACCTCCATCTTCCACATGTTCTCACGCTCCTACCAGGAGCTCAAGCAGGAGCACGAGCGACTTGTGAAGGAGGAGCGAGCTGCCGCCATTGCCGCAGCAAACGCCGCGGCAGACGCCGCAGCAGATGCAAACCAGGGCATGACCCTCTTCCTGCCTCAGGGACGCTTGTACTCAGACACAGACCATGTCCTCATTCAggagtctctgtctctgctggagTCTTCCAAAGACAACCAGCCAAGGCTCCCGGCTGGAGCTTTCTGA